Sequence from the Seonamhaeicola sp. ML3 genome:
GCTTTTTGGGACTTTGGTAGTTTTACCTCATTTTCAAATTTAAATTGCAACCTACTAAGCATTAACGATATCGAATTAGAGGCCTTGGTTAAAGTATATCCAAACCCTGCAAGCGATAAAATAACCATTGATAACAGCACACAATTACCTGTTTCGGTTAGTATTTTTTCTATTTTAGGAAAAGAAATCCTTAAAACAGAAAATTTTAGCATTTCCAATAAAAAAATAAATTTATCTTCTCTAAAAGCTGGCGTATATTTGTTGAGAGTTACATCTGATAATAAGACGTATACATCGCGACTTATAAAGCAATAACATATGATAAAATATATTGAAGAAACAGTTGACTACCTTAAAGAAAAAGGGTTTGAAAACCCAGAGGTGGGCATCATTTTAGGAACAGGTTTAGGACAATTGGTTAATGACATAGAAATCATTACACAGGTAAGCTACAACCACATTCCAAATTTCCCAACAGCAACGGTCGAGTTTCATAAAGGAAAACTTATTTATGGTGTATTAGGCGGAAAAAAAGTAATTGTAATGCAGGGCCGTTTTCATTTATATGAAGGCTACACGTTACAAGACGTTACGTTTCCTGTTAGAATTATGGAAAAGCTAGGAATAAAAACGCTCTTAGTGTCTAATGCAGCCGGAGCTATAAATCTAGATTTCAAAAAAGCAGAGCTTATGCTCATCGATGACCATATTAACCTGCAAGGCAAATCACCTTTAGCATTTAGAGGTGTGGAACAATTTGGCGAACGTTTTACCGATATGAGTGCGCCCTATGATGCCGAAATAAACTCTAAATTTGAGTCTATTGCTCAAGAAAACAACATAAAATTACACAAAGGAGTTTATGTTTCTGTTCTCGGCCCTCAGCTGGAAACTCGGGCAGAATATAGAATGCTAAAATTAATTGGGGCAGATGCTGTAGGTATGAGTACTGTTCCAGAAGTGATTGTCGCTAATCATTTAAATTTAAAAGTGGCTGCAGTGTCAGTTTTAACAGATGAATGCGACCCAGACAACCTTGAACCTATAAACATTGAAGATATCATAGCTAGTGCCACCAAGGCAGAACCTAATATGATAACCTTATTTAAAGAATTGATTAAAACATTATAACGTCATTCCGAGTAACGTGAAGGAATCTCTTCAACGAGATTAACACGTCATTTCATTCCTCGCAATGACAAAGAAATAAAAAATATGAGCAACTACTTAGAGACCACAAAAGACGTTTACAAAGAAGCGGCATTAATACCAGATGTTGGACTGTGCTGCACCACTAATCCTATTTGGGAATTACCGGGTTTAAAAATCCCGAAAATCATGCAGGAAATGAATTATGGTTGTGGCTCTACGGTACACGCCAGAGATTTATCCAATAATCCTAAAATGCTATATGTAGGCGTTGGTGGTGGAATGGAACTTTTACAGTTTTCTTATTTCAATCGTGAAAAAAGTGGTGTAATTGGGATAGATGTGGTCGATGAAATGTTAGAAGCCTCTAGAAAAAACTTTAAAGAAGCCGAAGCACAAAACCCTTGGTTTAAAAGCGAATTTGTCGACTTAAG
This genomic interval carries:
- a CDS encoding purine-nucleoside phosphorylase; the protein is MIKYIEETVDYLKEKGFENPEVGIILGTGLGQLVNDIEIITQVSYNHIPNFPTATVEFHKGKLIYGVLGGKKVIVMQGRFHLYEGYTLQDVTFPVRIMEKLGIKTLLVSNAAGAINLDFKKAELMLIDDHINLQGKSPLAFRGVEQFGERFTDMSAPYDAEINSKFESIAQENNIKLHKGVYVSVLGPQLETRAEYRMLKLIGADAVGMSTVPEVIVANHLNLKVAAVSVLTDECDPDNLEPINIEDIIASATKAEPNMITLFKELIKTL